The Sesamum indicum cultivar Zhongzhi No. 13 linkage group LG1, S_indicum_v1.0, whole genome shotgun sequence genome includes a window with the following:
- the LOC110012159 gene encoding jacalin-related lectin 19-like encodes MDIIKLKLYHFSIRCLANHEREKNQTSEKKKAIFLGPWGGPGGRYWDDGNYSRVREIILIYVLCIDSIRVLYDKNGMPVLSEKHGGPGGHTNAEVKLQFPDEYLTEVSGHCSPLGRRGNAMVRSLKFRSNWRTYGPFGVESETPFCFPMEGGMIVGFRGRCGLYVDAIGFHITQA; translated from the exons atggacataattaaaCTGAAGCTTTATCATTTCAGCATTAGATGCTTAGCTAATCAT gaaagagagaagaatcAGACAAGTGAGAAAAAGAAGGCAATATTTCTCGGACCATGGGGAGGTCCTGGAGGGAGATATTGGGATGATGGGAATTACAGCAGGGTGAGGGaaattatcctcatatatGTTCTCTGTATTGACTCAATACGCGTACTATACGATAAGAATGGTATGCCTGTTTTGTCCGAGAAGCATGGAGGTCCTGGGGGTCATACTAATGCTGAG GTCAAGCTTCAGTTCCCGGATGAGTACTTGACAGAAGTTAGTGGCCACTGCTCCCCTCTGGGTCGCCGCGGCAATGCCATGGTCAGGTCGCTCAAGTTTAGGAGCAACTGGAGAACGTACGGGCCCTTTGGAGTAGAATCTGAAACCCCATTTTGTTTTCCAATGGAAGGAGGGATGATTGTGGGTTTCAGAGGAAGGTGTGGCTTATATGTGGATGCCATTGGTTTTCATATAACACAAGCCTGA
- the LOC105164596 gene encoding jacalin-related lectin 19-like has translation MAKEYFSSWILLLMESDTSAQVFCIFAIPSLQLVNMDGENDHPGEKKAIVVGPWGGNGGTAWDDGSYSGVREITLVYARCIDSIRVVYDKNGVPVSGEKHGGVGGNTTAQIKLKFPEEFLTTVTGHCSPVVCGGSPVIRSLTFKSNRRTFGPFGVEEGVPFSFPMEGGQIVGFKGRAGWYLDAIGFHIARAKIRFIIQVI, from the exons ATGGCAAAAGAATACTTTTCTTCCTGGATATTGCTACTAATGGAATCAGATACTAGTGCACAAG TATTCTGCATATTTGCTATTCCTTCCTTGCAGCTGGTTAACATG GATGGGGAGAATGATCATCCAGGTGAAAAGAAGGCAATAGTTGTTGGGCCATGGGGTGGTAATGGAGGGACTGCTTGGGATGATGGGAGTTACAGTGGTGTGAGGGAAATCACACTCGTCTATGCTCGTTGCATCGACTCAATACGTGTAGTTTATGATAAAAACGGTGTGCCAGTTTCAGGAGAGAAACATGGAGGTGTCGGGGGTAACACAACTGCACAG ATCAAGCTGAAGTTTCCAGAGGAGTTCTTGACCACTGTGACAGGCCACTGCTCCCCAGTGGTTTGTGGTGGCAGCCCAGTTATACGATCCCTCACGTTTAAGAGCAACCGGAGAACCTTTGGGCCATTTGGAGTTGAAGAAGGTGTCCCCTTCTCTTTCCCAATGGAAGGAGGGCAAATTGTGGGCTTCAAAGGGAGGGCTGGATGGTACCTGGATGCCATTGGTTTTCACATCGCAAGAGCCAAAATACGTTTCATCATACAAGTTATCTAA
- the LOC105163581 gene encoding uncharacterized protein At1g51745 encodes MGSSGEDPKKTIDASVGGLVWVRRRNGCWWPGKILGPDELPEGCVPTPRAGTPVKLLGREDASVDWYNLEKSKRVKAFHCGEYDDCIEKAKASASHLSKKAAKYARREDAILHALELESARFGRDHQDFSATPETQDGEHHHAADSPSTCHPSEESEDVDDDLNSSEDDSDSAQELSQSGVSFEEPDHVNSAKEESKHRRTPNDSEDDGIGVKRMRGLEDLGMGVASSPKRKRSQVAHVHEFLKRKNRRRTLTKVLESTTMVSVPVVSEQFPSPTGSSVPVASDSKFSGLESSESKNNNSVVINNNSDSNGVSCENETLLDASKHCTDASLKCKQKDAEVSSMGIPDNESMQKLFDVPLVAEEKHSAGMPQVVPDASQRGTAGARAQSSQSSHVETISPGNEEHNESGSTGSATANIHHISQRIEKSTTEWQLKGKRNSRSRKVDVDDDAETYVASNDVNRSLVSDGGGHHVKSRPITETQVEEFRGWSWNAPPKESRGRGPTPELLVPQRLLPYRQSRFTVNPKYDSSDFSLRHHIAGSALYDVTVKVKSSYQPQRVPYISLVSKLNGQPIIGHPITVEALDDGFCNNLFVVSECRSSSSELDDEKHVGTVYQQRPHRRPHSKHRSAYSLPAKPPRSKRNSILSKKIRKLSSLTGSHRLSREEKKRVPDKLKGPSIACVPLNVVFSRINAALTSSVRYPPRLIATSNV; translated from the exons ATGGGGAGCTCTGGTGAAGACCCCAAGAAGACCATTGATGCTTCTGTGGGGGGTTTGGTTTGGGTCCGCCGAAGAAACGGATGTTGGTGGCCCGGAAAGATTCTTGGCCCGGATGAATTGCCCGAGGGTTGTGTGCCTACGCCGAGAGCCGGGACCCCTGTAAAGCTTCTTGGTAGAGAGGATGCAAGTGT GGACTGGTATAATCTGGAGAAATCAAAAAGAGTGAAAGCTTTTCACTGTGGGGAGTATGACGATTGCATTGAGAAAGCCAAGGCATCTGCGTCTCATCTCTCTAAGAAGGCAGCGAAATATGCTCGAAGAGAAGATGCCATTCTTCATGCGCTTGAGCTTGAAAGTGCTCGATTTGGGAGAGATCATCAGGACTTCTCTGCTACACCAGAGACACAAGATGGCGAGCATCATCATGCTGCCGACTCCCCTTCTACATGCCATCCAAGTGAAGAAAGTGAAGATGTTGACGACGATTTGAATAGCTCTGAAGACGATTCAGATTCAGCCCAGGAACTTTCACAGTCTGGAGTATCATTTGAGGAACCAGATCATGTGAATTCAGCCAAGGAAGAATCCAAACATCGGAGAACTCCAAATGATTCAGAGGACGATGGGATTGGAGTAAAGCGCATGAGGGGACTTGAGGACCTGGGAATGGGTGTAGCATCATCACCGAAAAGGAAAAGATCTCAGGTCGCTCATGttcatgaatttttgaaaaggaaGAACCGCCGCCGTACTTTGACAAAGGTTTTGGAGAGTACTACTATGGTGTCTGTTCCTGTTGTTTCTGAACAATTTCCCAGCCCAACTGGATCCTCTGTACCAGTAGCATCAGACAGCAAGTTTTCTGGATTGGAGTCTAGCGAATCAAAGAATAACAACTCAGTTGTAATCAATAACAACTCAGATAGTAATGGAGTTTCATGCGAGAATGAAACATTGTTGGATGCATCTAAGCACTGTACCGATGCTTCCTTAAAATGCAAACAGAAGGACGCTGAAGTTTCTAGTATGGGTATTCCTGATAATGAGTCTATGCAAAAGTTGTTTGATGTGCCTCTTGTTGCCGAAGAAAAGCACTCAGCAG GCATGCCTCAGGTTGTTCCTGATGCATCACAGAGGGGAACAGCTGGTGCCAGAGCCCAATCCAGCCAAAGTAGTCATGTTGAAACCATATCTCCGGGAAATGAGGAGCACAATGAGTCAGGCTCTACTGGTTCAGCTACAGCAAACATCCATCATATCAGCCAGAGGATAGAGAAAAGCACTACCGAGTGGCAGTTAAAGGGGAAGAGAAATTCTCGGTCGAGGAAAGTGGATGTTGATGACGACGCAGAAACATATGTCGCCTCTAACGATGTCAATCGGTCCCTAGTTTCAGATGGTGGAGGCCATCATGTCAAGTCAAGACCAATTACAGAAACTCAGGTCGAAGAATTTCGTGGTTGGAGCTGGAACGCTCCTCCAAAAGAATCTCGTGGAAGAGGACCAACACCAGAGTTGCTGGTTCCCCAGAGGTTACTCCCTTATCGTCAGTCTCGCTTCACAGTCAATCCAAAGTACGACTCCTCTGACTTCTCTCTTAGACACCATATTGCTGGTTCCGCCTTGTACGACGTCACTGTCAAGGTGAAGTCCAGCTACCAACCTCAGCGTGTCCCGTATATCTCGCTGGTGAGCAAGTTAAATGGGCAACCAATCATAGGTCATCCTATCACAGTCGAGGCATTAGACGATGGCTTTTGCAACAATCTATTTGTTGTCTCTGAATGTCGTAGCAGCAGTTCCGAGTTGGACGACGAAAAACATGTTGGCACTGTTTATCAGCAACGGCCACACAGACGACCGCACAGTAAGCATCGGTCAGCATACAGTTTACCAGCAAAACCTCCAAGATCAAAGAGGAACTCAATTTTGTCCAAGAAGATCAGGAAGCTATCCTCACTTACAGGTTCTCACAGACTAAGTAGGGAAGAGAAGAAACGAGTCCCAGACAAGCTCAAGGGCCCTTCTATAGCTTGTGTCCCATTAAACGTAGTTTTTAGTCGGATCAATGCAGCCTTGACTAGCTCAGTGCGATACCCACCCCGTTTGATTGCTACGAGCAACGTGTGA
- the LOC105163561 gene encoding inactive protein kinase SELMODRAFT_444075, with protein sequence MSRELKKGGKQEKCSDEAEKVVVAVKASKEIPKTALVWALSHVVQPGDCITLLVVVSSHSSGRKFWGFPKFAGDCASAHRRSQSGTSAEQKSDITDYCSQMILQLHEVYDPNKINVKIKIVSGNPCGAVAAEAKRNQANWVVLDKQLKNEEKRCMTELQCNIVVMKRSHPKVLRLNLVGSGIKEPEAINSDNDQSSKKQESKNNSSSSTRGPLVTPSSSPETFTATEAGTSSVSSSDPGTSPFFITETKDVLKKEEQLATKQDRDLDESSSDSDMENLSSSSSLRFQPWIAQVVAHRQSSEHLGERSGVSSTQSQNSATKAMLEKLSRLDEEPGFRSPSYRCNLDISGSLREAISLSRTTLPGPPPLCSICQHKAPVFGKPPRWFSYAELELATGGFSQANFLAEGGFGSVHRGVLPDGQAIAVKQHKLASSQGDQEFCSEVEVLSCAQHRNVVMLIGFCVEDGRRLLVYEYICNGSLDSYLYGRHQDTLAWTARQKIAVGAARGLRYLHEECRVGCIVHRDMRPNNILITHDFEPLVGDFGLARWQPNGETGVETRVIGTFGYLAPEYAQSGQVTEKADVYSFGVVLVELVTGRKAVDLNRPKGQQCLTEWARPLLEAHAIDELVDPRLRSNYSEHEVYCMLQAASLCIRRDPQARPRMSQVLRILEGDMMDSSQTLMPGIDVGSRSGRIWFDHQPQHENESPRRFSSKDSLNWRPNYRKKEGRTSYEYNL encoded by the exons ATGAGTAGAGAGTTGAAGAAAGGCGGGAAACAAGAAAAGTGTTCTGATGAGGCTGAGAAGGTTGTGGTGGCTGTTAAGGCATCAAAGGAGATTCCTAAGACTGCTCTTGTCTGGGCACTTAGTCATGTTGTTCAGCCTGGGGATTGCATTACTCTTCTTGTGGTTGTCTCTTCACATAGCTCTG GTAGAAAATTTTGGGGGTTCCCAAAATTTGCTGGAGATTGTGCTAGTGCCCACAGGAGGTCACAGTCTGGTACGAGCGCGGAACAAAAATCTGACATAACAGATTATTGCTCTCAGATGATTCTTCAGCTTCATGAGGTTTATGATCCTAACAAA ATCAATGTAAAGATAAAGATTGTGTCCGGGAATCCTTGTGGAGCAGTGGCTGCGGAGGCGAAGAGAAATCAAGCAAATTGGGTTGTTTTGGATAA ACAGCTTAAAAACGAGGAAAAGCGCTGTATGACGGAGCTGCAATGCAACATTGTTGTTATGAAGCGCTCCCATCCCAAGGTTCTCCGACTGAATTTAGTTGGATCAGGTATAAAGGAACCAGAAGCGATAAACTCTGATAACGATCAATCATctaaaaaacaagaaagcaaaaacaatTCTTCGAGTTCAACTCGTGGTCCACTTGTTACCCCCTCAAGTAGCCCGGAGACATTCACGGCCACTGAAGCTGGAACTTCATCAGTTTCAAGCTCTGATCCTGGAACTTCACCATTCTTCATTACGGAAACAAAAGATGTCCTTAAGAAAGAGGAACAATTAGCTACAAAACAAGATCGGGATCTTGATGAATCTAGTTCAGATTCCGACATGGAAAATCTGTCATCCTCGTCAAGTTTGAGGTTCCAACCTTGGATAGCGCAAGTTGTAGCACATCGACAATCTTCCGAACATCTTGGGGAGAGATCTGGAGTGTCTAGTACTCAGTCTCAAAATTCTGCAACCAAGGCCATGCTAGAAAAGCTCTCTAGACTTGATGAAGAACCTGGATTCAGATCCCCGAGCTATAGGTGTAATCTGGATATCAGTGGCAGTTTGAGAGAAGCGATTTCCCTGTCGAGAACCACACTGCCTGGGCCCCCACCCTTGTGTTCTATATGTCAACATAAAGCTCCCGTTTTTGGAAAGCCTCCAAGGTGGTTTTCATATGCTGAGCTTGAGCTTGCTACAGGCGGTTTTTCACAAGCCAACTTTTTAGCTGAAGGCGGGTTTGGATCTGTCCACCGAGGAGTCCTTCCAGATGGCCAGGCAATCGCAGTCAAGCAACACAAATTAGCAAGTTCTCAAGGCGATCAAGAATTCTGCTCGGAAGTCGAAGTGTTAAGCTGTGCTCAGCACCGGAATGTTGTTATGTTGATTGGTTTCTGTGTTGAAGATGGTAGAAGACTTTTGGTTTACGAGTATATCTGCAATGGATCTCTTGATTCTTATCTATATG GACGCCACCAGGACACGCTAGCATGGACCGCACGGCAAAAGATCGCGGTTGGAGCAGCACGAGGATTGCGATATCTTCATGAAGAATGTAGAGTTGGTTGCATTGTGCATCGAGACATGCGGCCCAACAACATTCTCATTACCCATGATTTTGAACCTTTG GTGGGAGACTTTGGTCTAGCTCGGTGGCAACCCAATGGAGAGACTGGAGTTGAGACCAGAGTAATTGGGACATTTGG GTACTTGGCGCCTGAGTATGCCCAAAGTGGTCAGGTCACAGAAAAAGCCGATGTTTACTCGTTTGGCGTGGTTCTGGTGGAGCTCGTCACTGGTCGTAAAGCAGTGGATCTCAACAGGCCTAAGGGCCAGCAGTGCCTTACAGAATGG GCACGGCCATTATTGGAAGCGCATGCCATTGATGAACTCGTTGATCCACGTCTGCGAAGCAACTACTCAGAGCACGAGGTTTACTGTATGCTGCAAGCTGCATCATTGTGCATTCGTCGGGATCCTCAGGCAAGACCTCGCATGTCTCAG GTTCTTCGGATACTTGAGGGCGACATGATGGATTCAAGCCAAACACTGATGCCCGGGATCGATGTTGGCAGCCGGAGCGGGAGAATTTGGTTCGATCATCAACCACAACATGAAAACGAGTCACCCAGACGATTCAGCTCAAAGGATTCTCTCAACTGGAGACCAAATTACAGGAAGAAAGAGGGGAGGACTTCATATGAATACAACCTTTGA
- the LOC105164614 gene encoding uncharacterized protein LOC105164614 has product MMPRLGSFGSLEEGQVPPVRIVNQSNRHFPLRLLLLWLLLGVGITFSFLSMYTSWCVTEQTVDVPITQSKIQQCFQESDNVQSWIRTRSSLLHEMNDKELFWRASFVPKIEKYPFDRTPKIAFMFLTRGSLPLAPLWEKFLKGKEKLYSVYIHSLPWYQPKFLPSSAFYGRQIRSQVAEWGTMSMCDAERRLLANALLDISNEWFILLSEACIPLQNFTTIYNYLSRSRFSFIGAFDEPGPYGRGRYNPKMRPEINISNWRKGSQWFEINRELAVNIIQDTFYYSKFEQFCRPDCYVDEHYFPTMLSIKSPHMLANRTLTWVDWSRGGPHPATFEETDITDELFKTILNGGTCMYNDQPTNLCFLFARKFAPNALDHLLQHSSKFLGF; this is encoded by the exons ATGATGCCAAGATTGGGAAGTTTTGGCTCATTGGAGGAAGGCCAAGTTCCCCCTGTTAGAATCGTAAACCAATCCAACAGGCACTTCCCCTTGAGATTACTGCTTCTCTGGCTTTTGTTGGGAGTAGGCATCACGTTTTCGTTTCTCAGTATGTATACTAGCTGGTGTGTCACCGAGCAGACAGTAGATGTTCCCATCACTCAATCAAAAATCCAACAATGCTTTCAAGAATCAGATAATGTACAGAGTTGGATTAGAACTCGATCCAGCCTTTTGCACGAAATGAACGACAAGGAGCTTTTTTGGCGGGCGTCATTTGTGCCTAAGATCGAAAAGTATCCATTTGATAGAACTCCCAAGATTGCGTTCATGTTCTTGACTAGAGGGTCTTTGCCTCTGGCACCTTTGTGGGAGAAGTTTCTAAAGGGGAAAGAGAAACTATATTCTGTCTATATCCATTCCCTGCCTTGGTATCAGCCAAAGTTTCTGCCTTCATCAGCATTTTATGGCAGGCAAATACGGAGCCAG GTGGCTGAGTGGGGAACGATGAGCATGTGCGATGCTGAGAGACGGCTTCTTGCCAATGCGCTGCTCGATATCTCCAATGAATGGTTCATCCTCCTGTCAGAGGCCTGCATTCCTCTCCAAAACTTCACCACCATCTACAACTACCTATCAAGATCCCGTTTCAGCTTCATAGGTGCATTCGATGAGCCCGGCCCTTACGGTAGAGGCCGATACAACCCGAAAATGAGGCCTGAGATCAACATCTCAAACTGGCGTAAAGGGTCCCAATGGTTCGAGATAAACAGAGAACTAGCAGTCAACATCATTCAAGATACCTTTTACTACTCAAAATTCGAGCAGTTCTGCAGACCAGATTGCTATGTCGATGAGCACTACTTTCCGACCATGCTCAGCATCAAATCCCCTCATATGTTGGCAAACAGAACACTCACATGGGTCGATTGGTCGAGGGGAGGCCCTCACCCGGCAACGTTTGAAGAAACGGACATAACGGATGAGCTTTTCAAGACAATCTTGAATGGTGGAACATGCATGTACAATGATCAGCCCACTAACCTCTGTTTCTTGTTTGCGAGGAAGTTTGCTCCCAATGCTCTGGATCATTTGTTGCAACATTCGTCGAAATTTCTCGGATTCTGA
- the LOC105164604 gene encoding FBD-associated F-box protein At5g38590-like codes for MLWKRICLGYLVRRGHSTKRSSSRRGTNDRKNLMLKPIGSGFGDGGVLGKRKIGHLSVESNKYRVRKKRKIRGDNGVCDRDVDVDRISELPEPIIHHIYGFMHSTKDVVRTSILSKKWKSMFSSYLTFDFDQRWFRIEGARGKHNRIKAREVQKKKFRGYVEKSLALRLDPVPCIDKFRLYVNNMSGVLQACMGRWICAAVDKNVKELDVHVNVDGKQYFVPEAVLLSASITSLKLSGSLLCDFGAIKLSNLRELSIKDTFLLNGHLIKRFEESCPLLEDLRLVCCRGLLHLAISALLKLRRLEVHECAKLSCIEIEASNLETFWYHAKKHQQCKIDLKSSGKLKNLTMKDRKMTDTAFQDCISKSPLLEKLVLHECTSLETLTILSGKLRSLSLINCANLREANIDAPNLYSFQYSGRRMPFSSMNVLGLCEAKFSFGPIMKPAQRIVEYHKLFGSFNRSKGFKLIVYSKQNMKIYEEPGEDYVLPNYFCKLELTASSRSVLKTVDNWLRECHGRSIVLVSPSTELIKFMRTMIIDREDNPNCCRFYSNKCWRHYVADVKILTLNTTNKIYYDFKWRSR; via the exons ATGTTGTGGAAGAGAATTTGTCTTGGCTACCTTGTGAGGAGGGGCCATTCTACTAAGAGGTCAAGCAGTAGGAGAGGGACGAATGATAGGAAGAATTTGATGTTGAAGCCAATAGGGAGTGGTTTTGGTGATGGAGGTGTACTGGGGAAGCGAAAAATAGGGCACCTGAGTGTTGAGTCGAATAAATATAGAGTTAGGAAGAAGCGCAAGATTAGGGGGGATAATGGGGTTTGTGACAGAGATGTTGATGTTGATCGGATATCGGAATTGCCTGAACCCATTATCCATCATATTTATGGATTCATGCATTCTACAAAAGATGTGGTGCGAACTAGTATTTTGTCAAAGAAGTGGAAAAGCATGTTCAGTTCTTACCTGACATTTGATTTTGATCAGAGGTGGTTTCGCATAGAAGGGGCAAGAGGAAAGCATAATCGAATCAAAGCCCGTGAAGTGCAAAAAAAGAAGTTTAGGGGTTATGTTGAGAAGTCTTTGGCATTAAGACTTGATCCTGTTCCTTGCATAGATAAGTTCAGGTTGTATGTGAATAATATGAGTGGTGTGTTGCAGGCTTGTATGGGACGTTGGATATGTGCTGCTGTGGACAAAAATGTGAAGGAGCTAGATGTTCATGTCAATGTGGACGGAAAGCAGTATTTTGTGCCAGAAGCTGTACTTCTCTCTGCATCAATAACTTCCTTGAAGTTGTCAGGGTCACTATTATGTGATTTTGGTGCTATAAAGCTGTCTAATTTGAGAGAACTTTCTATAAAAGACACCTTTCTGCTAAATGGACATTTGATCAAGAGATTTGAAGAAAGCTGCCCACTATTGGAGGATTTGAGGCTTGTTTGCTGCAGAGGATTATTACATCTGGCTATTTCGGCTCTTCTCAAGCTTAGGAGGTTAGAGGTGCACGAGTGTGCCAAGCTTAGTTGTATTGAGATTGAGGCATCAAACCTTGAGACCTTTTGGTATCATGCAAAAAAACACCAGCAGTGCAAAATTGACCTGAAAAGTTCGGGAAAGTTGAAGAATTTGACGATGAAGGACCGCAAAATGACTGACACTGCATTTCAAGATTGCATTTCCAAGTCCCCATTGCTTGAGAAGTTGGTGCTTCATGAATGTACCAGCCTGGAGACACTCACAATTTTGAGTGGGAAATTGAGGAGCTTATCCTTAATTAATTGTGCAAACTTACGCGAAGCCAATATTGATGCTCCAAATCTGTACTCCTTCCAGTACAGTGGCCGTAGAATGCCTTTCTCTTCCATGAATGTTTTGGGTCTATGCGAGGCAAAGTTTTCTTTTGGTCCAATTATGAAACCAGCTCAACGAATTGTTGAGTATCACAAACTTTTTGGGAGCTTTAATCGGTCTAAGGGTTTCAAATTAATCGTGTACTCCAAGCAG AATATGAAGATTTATGAAGAACCGGGAGAAGACTATGTACTGCCAAACTATTTCTGCAAGTTAGAACTGACTGCGTCCTCAAGAAGTGTTCTGAAAACTGTTGATAACTGGCTGCGGGAATGCCATGGGAGGAGTATCGTACTTGTATCCCCCAGCACTGAACTCATAAAG TTTATGCGCACAATGATAATCGACAGAGAAGATAATCCGAACTGCTGCAGATTCTACTCAAACAAATGTTGGCGGCATTACGTGGcagatgttaaaattttaaccttGAACACTACAAACAAGATATATTATGACTTCAAATGGAGGTCTAGATAA